In Pseudomonas sp. Leaf58, one DNA window encodes the following:
- the icmH gene encoding type IVB secretion system protein IcmH/DotU has product MPGQTPSHTGSQGACKARGVTENSLHTLLETSEGSSSPYLAGAGAPADLAGYPADPDFQLRGGFDNLMLDAASPLFGLVIRLRTLDDLPNIEYVHKALQTQVSAIRQEIQQHGYSTTHLEVYSYGLCLYLDEAVMSRPWGNNSCWSQAPLLSIFHDETQGGEKIFVLLERIMQSPEEFQDVLEFLYFCFCLGLRGKYALDPKCEDIIKALISRMHKVIRELRGPAPEFPSDPYTNVVHRPYRMRRWEWPWWSPLVISAIAMACAYSYYSYRLDLLTAEVLESLNGILQQ; this is encoded by the coding sequence ATGCCCGGCCAAACCCCTTCTCATACTGGTTCCCAGGGCGCTTGCAAGGCCCGTGGCGTTACTGAAAACAGCCTGCATACATTGCTCGAAACCTCGGAAGGCAGTTCGTCGCCTTACTTGGCCGGCGCAGGCGCGCCAGCAGACCTGGCAGGCTACCCGGCCGACCCCGATTTCCAGCTGCGTGGCGGCTTCGACAACCTGATGCTCGACGCAGCAAGCCCACTGTTCGGCCTGGTCATACGCCTGCGCACGCTAGATGACCTGCCCAACATCGAATACGTGCACAAGGCCCTGCAAACTCAGGTCAGCGCCATCCGCCAAGAAATACAGCAGCACGGCTATTCCACTACGCATCTCGAAGTCTATTCGTACGGCTTGTGTCTATATCTGGACGAGGCCGTGATGAGTCGCCCCTGGGGCAACAATTCGTGCTGGAGCCAAGCACCGCTGCTGAGCATCTTCCACGACGAAACCCAAGGCGGCGAGAAGATCTTCGTCCTGCTTGAACGCATCATGCAATCGCCCGAGGAGTTCCAGGATGTGCTGGAGTTTCTGTACTTCTGCTTTTGCCTAGGCCTTAGAGGCAAGTACGCCCTTGATCCCAAGTGCGAGGACATCATCAAGGCCCTGATCTCGCGGATGCACAAGGTCATTCGCGAACTGCGTGGCCCCGCGCCGGAATTCCCCTCCGACCCCTACACCAACGTGGTCCATCGCCCTTACCGCATGCGCCGGTGGGAGTGGCCTTGGTGGAGCCCGCTGGTCATCTCCGCCATCGCCATGGCCTGTGCCTACAGCTACTACAGCTACCGC
- a CDS encoding biotin-dependent carboxyltransferase family protein — translation MIKVLKPGLATSVQDLGREGYYHLGIPPSGALDQYALSAANHLVGNPAGAAGLECALVGPELEFQQDARVAVCGAQMPALLDGREQRPDTAFAVRAGQVLRFGFPSAGARAYLAVAGGIDVPEVLGSRSTYALGALGGFHGRKLMAGDLLPVGVPNGKARAGASLPMALRQALGGEVVLRVVPGLYFHRLTEAAAQSFFTEAWTVGSEADRIGYRYKGGSALSFQPREQPFGAGSDPSNIVDSCYPIGSIQVPAGLEPIVLHRDAVSGGGYAMIGTVISADLDLIGQMQPNQQARFLAVSLEDALQARRSYKKKLGFLARLFG, via the coding sequence ATGATCAAGGTACTTAAACCCGGCCTGGCCACCTCGGTGCAGGACCTGGGCCGCGAAGGCTACTATCACCTGGGCATCCCGCCATCGGGCGCGCTCGACCAGTATGCGCTGAGTGCGGCCAACCACTTGGTAGGCAACCCGGCCGGCGCTGCGGGCCTGGAGTGCGCGCTGGTGGGGCCGGAGCTGGAGTTTCAGCAGGATGCACGGGTGGCAGTGTGCGGTGCGCAGATGCCAGCGTTGCTCGATGGCCGCGAACAACGCCCGGACACCGCGTTCGCCGTGCGTGCCGGGCAGGTGTTGCGCTTTGGCTTCCCCAGCGCAGGCGCCCGCGCTTATCTGGCCGTGGCCGGTGGTATCGACGTCCCCGAGGTGCTCGGTAGCCGCTCCACCTATGCGCTGGGAGCCTTGGGTGGGTTCCATGGGCGCAAGTTGATGGCGGGCGACCTGCTGCCGGTTGGTGTGCCCAACGGCAAGGCCCGCGCCGGCGCAAGCCTGCCGATGGCGCTGCGCCAGGCTTTGGGCGGTGAAGTAGTGTTGCGGGTGGTGCCAGGGCTGTATTTCCATCGCCTGACCGAAGCAGCCGCCCAGAGCTTTTTCACCGAGGCCTGGACGGTTGGCTCAGAAGCCGATCGAATCGGCTACCGCTACAAGGGCGGCAGTGCCTTGAGCTTCCAGCCACGGGAGCAGCCGTTCGGGGCGGGCTCGGACCCGTCGAACATCGTCGACAGCTGCTACCCGATTGGCTCGATCCAGGTGCCGGCGGGGCTTGAACCGATCGTCCTGCACCGTGACGCGGTGTCGGGCGGCGGCTATGCGATGATCGGCACGGTGATCAGTGCCGATCTGGATTTGATCGGCCAGATGCAGCCCAACCAGCAGGCGCGGTTCTTGGCGGTGAGCCTGGAGGATGCACTGCAGGCTCGGCGCTCGTACAAGAAGAAGCTGGGTTTTCTGGCCCGGTTGTTTGGCTGA
- a CDS encoding allophanate hydrolase subunit 1, with the protein MAEPLATTPIRYSFGADEHLFAEVSDSMSLQAFFKGMAVTRAVQRLALDGVLDVCLANASFQIRFDPDRIAPEALLAAVRRAEAQAVAERSLQTRIIEIPVLYNDPWTHETLMRFRDRHQDPGSTDLEYAARINGLADVEAFIAAHSGAPWFVSMVGFVAGLPFMFQMVERERQLQVPKYLRPRTDTPKLTLGHGGCFGCIYSVRGAGGYQMFGVTPAPIYDPQQTLNYLKQHMVFFRPGDIVQFKPIDRRTYDQAVADVEEGRFDLRIRPVEFSLDAFLADPVGYPRTLQEALA; encoded by the coding sequence ATGGCCGAACCGCTTGCTACAACCCCAATCCGTTACAGCTTCGGCGCCGACGAGCACCTGTTTGCCGAAGTCAGCGACAGCATGTCGCTGCAAGCCTTCTTCAAGGGCATGGCCGTCACCCGAGCGGTGCAGCGGTTGGCTCTGGATGGCGTGCTGGACGTGTGCCTGGCCAATGCCTCGTTCCAGATCCGCTTCGACCCGGACCGCATCGCACCGGAGGCGCTACTTGCAGCGGTGCGCCGTGCCGAAGCGCAGGCGGTGGCCGAGCGCTCGCTGCAAACGCGGATCATCGAGATTCCGGTGCTGTACAACGACCCCTGGACCCATGAAACGCTGATGCGTTTTCGTGACCGTCACCAAGACCCGGGCAGTACCGACCTGGAGTACGCCGCCCGCATCAACGGCCTGGCCGATGTCGAGGCGTTCATTGCCGCGCACAGTGGCGCGCCGTGGTTCGTGTCGATGGTCGGCTTCGTGGCTGGCTTGCCCTTCATGTTCCAGATGGTCGAGCGCGAGCGGCAATTGCAGGTGCCCAAGTACCTGCGCCCGCGTACCGACACGCCCAAGCTCACCCTCGGCCACGGTGGCTGCTTCGGCTGCATTTACTCGGTGCGCGGGGCAGGCGGCTACCAGATGTTCGGCGTTACCCCGGCGCCGATCTACGACCCGCAGCAAACCCTGAATTACCTGAAGCAGCACATGGTGTTCTTCCGGCCGGGTGACATCGTGCAGTTCAAGCCCATCGACCGGCGTACCTACGACCAAGCGGTGGCGGATGTCGAAGAGGGCCGCTTCGACCTGCGCATTCGCCCGGTGGAATTCTCCCTCGACGCGTTCCTCGCCGACCCGGTCGGCTACCCACGGACTTTGCAGGAGGCGCTGGCATGA
- a CDS encoding 5-oxoprolinase subunit PxpA, with product MQVVDFNSDMGEGFGPWTIGDGVDNQLMGYISSANIATGFHAGDPGTMRRTVERAKALGVAVGAHPGFRDLVGFGRRHINAAAQELVDDMLYQLGALREIARVQGVRLQHIKPHGALYMHLARDEEAAQLLVENLQLIEPELLLYCMPGSVICRIAQALGQPVVREFYADREYDLSGSIVFTRNVRGYQPKAVAERVLRACQQGVVRTVEGQDLAIEFDSICLHSDTPGALDLVEATRQALDAAGIAVRAPR from the coding sequence ATGCAGGTGGTGGATTTCAATTCGGACATGGGTGAGGGCTTTGGCCCGTGGACTATTGGCGATGGCGTCGACAACCAGCTGATGGGCTATATCAGCAGCGCCAACATCGCCACTGGCTTCCATGCCGGCGACCCCGGCACCATGCGCCGCACCGTCGAGCGGGCCAAGGCCTTGGGCGTTGCGGTAGGTGCCCACCCAGGCTTCCGCGACCTGGTTGGCTTCGGCCGTCGGCATATCAACGCCGCGGCCCAGGAACTGGTCGACGACATGCTCTACCAGCTCGGCGCCTTGCGTGAGATTGCCCGCGTCCAGGGCGTGCGCCTGCAGCACATCAAACCGCACGGGGCGCTGTACATGCACCTGGCGCGCGATGAAGAAGCCGCGCAGCTGCTGGTGGAAAACCTGCAGCTGATCGAGCCGGAACTGCTGCTGTACTGCATGCCGGGTTCGGTGATTTGCCGTATTGCCCAAGCACTCGGCCAGCCCGTGGTGCGCGAATTTTATGCCGACCGCGAGTACGACCTGAGCGGTTCGATCGTGTTCACCCGCAATGTGCGCGGCTACCAGCCCAAGGCGGTTGCTGAGCGGGTGTTGCGGGCTTGCCAGCAAGGTGTGGTGCGCACCGTTGAAGGGCAGGACTTGGCTATCGAATTCGATTCGATCTGCTTGCACAGCGACACACCTGGCGCGCTCGACCTGGTCGAGGCCACGCGCCAAGCGCTGGACGCTGCCGGTATCGCGGTGCGCGCCCCACGCTGA
- a CDS encoding LysR family transcriptional regulator → MSLTLRQVRYFVATAEIGQISQAAIHLNISQSAVTTAIKELEAMLGVLLFQRSAQGMSLTEAGRHFLNRAYVILRSVDDALNSPLPNVRASGLLRLAASYTVIGYFLPHHLQRLEHWHPDVTLELYEQERSAIEQGLLAGHFDMAVVLTANLTHPDIVSETLFNSERRLWLPGHHPLCERSAVSLADVACEPFILLTVDEAEQSAMRYWEQAGQRPKVRVRTSSVEAVRSMVANGSGVAILSDLVHRPWSLEGKRIETVTISDPVTAMSVGLAWHRERAFSPAMQAVRDYFHDAFLAPQQLSARR, encoded by the coding sequence GTGTCACTTACCCTGCGCCAGGTTCGCTACTTTGTCGCCACTGCCGAGATTGGCCAGATCTCCCAGGCAGCGATCCATTTGAACATCTCCCAATCGGCGGTGACCACAGCCATCAAAGAGCTGGAGGCGATGCTCGGCGTGTTGCTGTTCCAGCGCTCGGCCCAGGGCATGAGCCTGACCGAGGCCGGTAGGCACTTCCTCAACCGTGCCTACGTGATCCTGCGCAGCGTGGATGATGCGCTGAACAGCCCGCTGCCGAACGTGCGCGCCAGTGGCCTGCTGCGCTTGGCGGCCAGTTATACAGTGATCGGCTACTTCCTCCCGCACCACCTGCAGCGGCTGGAGCATTGGCACCCAGACGTGACGCTGGAGCTGTACGAGCAAGAGCGCAGCGCCATTGAGCAAGGCCTGCTGGCGGGGCACTTCGACATGGCGGTGGTACTCACTGCAAACCTCACCCACCCCGACATAGTTTCCGAGACCTTGTTCAACTCCGAACGCCGGCTGTGGCTGCCTGGGCACCATCCGCTGTGCGAGCGCTCGGCGGTAAGCTTGGCCGACGTGGCCTGCGAACCGTTCATCCTGCTGACCGTGGACGAGGCCGAGCAAAGCGCCATGCGCTATTGGGAACAAGCCGGGCAGCGGCCGAAGGTGCGGGTGCGGACCAGTTCGGTGGAGGCGGTGCGTAGCATGGTCGCCAATGGCAGTGGCGTGGCGATCCTGTCGGACCTGGTGCACCGGCCCTGGTCGCTAGAGGGCAAGCGCATCGAGACGGTGACCATCAGCGACCCGGTGACCGCGATGAGCGTGGGGCTGGCCTGGCACCGGGAGCGGGCGTTCAGCCCGGCGATGCAGGCGGTGCGCGATTACTTCCATGATGCGTTTCTGGCACCGCAGCAGTTGTCTGCCCGGCGTTGA
- the treS gene encoding maltose alpha-D-glucosyltransferase, with amino-acid sequence MTQPDPSYVKWLEDRAMLKASQQRASLYSGQSRLWQQPYAEAQPRRAIEIASVWLTVYPDAIIAPEGCSVLGALAHEALWKRLSEIGIQGLHTGPIKLSGGLRGRELTPSVDGNFDRISFDIDPLYGSEQELIQMSRMAAAHNAVTIDDLIPSHTGKGADFRLAEMAHGPYPGLYHMVEIREEDWPLLPDVPAGRDAVNLLPAQCDELKARHYIVGQLQRVIFFEPGVKETDWSATPPVTGVDGKTRRWVYLHYFKEGQPSLNWLDPTFAAQQMIIGDALHALDCLGARGLRLDANGFLGVETRASGTAWSESHPLSLVGNQLIGGMIRKAGGFSFQELNLTLDDIAQMSKGGADLSYDFITRPAYQHALLTGDTEFLRLMLKEMHAFGIDPASLIHALQNHDELTVELVHFWTLHAHDMYLYKGQTLPGGILREHIREEIYERLSGEHAPYNLRFVTNGIACTTVSLIAAALGIRDLGQIGAAQIELIQKVHLLLVMYNAMQPGVVALSGWDLVGALPLPAEAVAQRMTDGDTRWIHRGGYDLAGLHPEAEASVRGMPRAQALYGSLDSQLDNGNSFASKVKKLLAVRQAYGIATSRQVLVPEVSSPGLLVMVHELPAGRGIQISALNFGQQAIAEQLLLSGFTPGPVVDMINETVEGDLTEDGRLMVNLDPYEALCLRIVNSSGHV; translated from the coding sequence ATGACCCAGCCAGACCCGTCATATGTCAAATGGCTTGAAGACCGCGCCATGCTCAAGGCTTCACAACAGCGCGCCAGCCTGTACTCCGGCCAGTCGCGCCTGTGGCAGCAACCCTACGCCGAAGCCCAGCCCCGCCGTGCCATCGAAATCGCCTCGGTCTGGCTGACGGTTTACCCCGACGCGATCATCGCCCCTGAAGGCTGTTCGGTGCTCGGCGCCCTGGCCCATGAGGCGTTGTGGAAGCGCCTGTCCGAAATCGGCATCCAGGGCCTGCACACCGGCCCGATCAAGCTGTCTGGCGGCTTGCGTGGTCGCGAGCTCACCCCCAGCGTAGACGGTAACTTTGACCGCATCAGCTTTGACATCGACCCGTTATACGGCAGCGAGCAGGAGCTGATCCAGATGAGCCGCATGGCCGCCGCACACAACGCCGTGACCATCGACGACCTGATCCCCTCGCACACCGGCAAAGGTGCTGACTTCCGCTTGGCCGAGATGGCCCACGGCCCCTACCCTGGGCTGTATCACATGGTCGAGATCCGTGAAGAAGATTGGCCGTTGTTGCCCGACGTGCCCGCTGGCCGCGACGCGGTCAACCTGCTGCCGGCCCAGTGCGATGAACTCAAGGCCCGTCATTACATCGTTGGCCAACTGCAGCGGGTGATTTTCTTTGAACCGGGCGTGAAGGAAACCGATTGGAGCGCCACGCCGCCGGTGACCGGTGTGGATGGCAAGACCCGGCGCTGGGTGTACCTGCACTATTTCAAGGAAGGCCAGCCGTCACTGAACTGGTTAGACCCGACTTTCGCCGCCCAGCAGATGATCATCGGCGATGCCCTGCACGCCCTGGATTGCCTGGGCGCCCGCGGCTTGCGCCTGGACGCCAATGGCTTTCTCGGTGTAGAAACGCGCGCCAGCGGCACCGCCTGGTCGGAAAGCCACCCGCTGTCACTGGTCGGCAACCAACTGATCGGCGGCATGATCCGCAAAGCCGGCGGTTTCAGCTTCCAGGAGCTGAACCTGACCCTTGATGACATCGCGCAGATGTCCAAGGGCGGCGCCGACCTGTCCTACGACTTCATCACCCGCCCGGCCTACCAGCATGCGCTGCTGACCGGCGACACCGAATTCCTGCGCCTGATGCTCAAGGAAATGCACGCCTTCGGTATCGACCCGGCCTCGTTGATCCATGCCCTGCAGAACCATGACGAGCTGACCGTAGAGCTGGTGCATTTCTGGACGCTGCACGCCCACGACATGTACCTGTACAAAGGCCAAACCCTGCCCGGCGGCATCCTGCGCGAACATATCCGCGAAGAAATCTACGAACGGCTGTCGGGCGAGCATGCGCCGTACAACCTGCGTTTCGTCACCAATGGGATCGCCTGCACCACCGTCAGCCTGATCGCTGCAGCGCTGGGCATCCGCGACCTGGGGCAGATCGGCGCAGCGCAGATCGAGCTGATCCAGAAGGTGCACCTGCTGCTGGTGATGTACAACGCCATGCAGCCGGGAGTCGTCGCGCTGTCTGGCTGGGACCTGGTGGGCGCCCTGCCCTTGCCCGCCGAAGCGGTTGCGCAGCGCATGACGGATGGCGATACCCGTTGGATTCACCGGGGCGGTTACGACCTGGCGGGGTTGCACCCAGAGGCCGAAGCGTCAGTACGCGGCATGCCGCGTGCCCAGGCGCTGTATGGCAGCCTCGACAGCCAGCTGGACAACGGCAACTCATTCGCCAGCAAGGTGAAGAAACTGCTCGCAGTGCGCCAAGCCTACGGCATCGCCACCAGTCGCCAGGTACTGGTGCCCGAGGTCAGCAGCCCCGGGTTGCTGGTAATGGTGCATGAGCTGCCGGCCGGGCGCGGCATCCAGATCAGTGCGCTGAACTTTGGCCAGCAAGCGATTGCCGAGCAATTGCTGCTGAGCGGCTTCACGCCGGGGCCGGTGGTGGACATGATCAATGAAACGGTCGAAGGCGATTTGACCGAGGATGGGCGGTTAATGGTCAACCTGGACCCGTACGAGGCGCTGTGCCTGCGTATCGTAAACAGTAGCGGCCATGTCTGA
- a CDS encoding riboflavin synthase, whose translation MYTGIVQAVRPLLDVTTFPGHNQFTIDLTPELLDGLKIGASVSVEGTCLSVTEIDGTQVRFDAMTATLERTNLRGFKAGQGVNIERSAKMNAEVGGHLMAGHIATTAEVVELSIEETGAYLKFRMPAQWGKYVFPRGFIGVNGCSLTVADVDDNLITINLIPETLRQTTFARYQAGELLNIEVDHQTMVLVDVVERTIQSTLAREMPR comes from the coding sequence ATGTACACCGGCATCGTCCAGGCCGTCCGCCCTCTGCTTGATGTGACCACTTTTCCGGGCCACAACCAGTTCACTATCGACCTCACCCCAGAACTGCTCGACGGGCTGAAGATCGGTGCCAGCGTCAGCGTCGAGGGCACTTGCCTGTCGGTCACCGAAATCGACGGCACCCAGGTCAGGTTCGATGCCATGACCGCCACGCTCGAGCGCACCAACCTGCGCGGCTTCAAGGCCGGCCAGGGCGTCAACATCGAACGGTCGGCGAAGATGAACGCCGAAGTCGGCGGCCACCTGATGGCAGGGCATATTGCCACCACCGCCGAAGTCGTCGAGTTGTCGATTGAGGAAACCGGCGCCTACCTCAAGTTCCGCATGCCAGCGCAATGGGGCAAGTACGTGTTCCCGCGTGGCTTTATCGGGGTCAATGGCTGCAGCCTGACCGTTGCCGATGTCGACGACAACCTGATCACCATCAACCTGATCCCGGAAACCCTGCGCCAAACCACCTTCGCCAGATACCAGGCCGGTGAGTTGCTCAACATCGAAGTGGACCACCAGACCATGGTGCTGGTCGATGTGGTGGAGCGCACTATCCAGAGCACCCTCGCCCGCGAAATGCCGCGCTGA
- a CDS encoding YoaK family protein: protein MLPNTLPGRTAKRLRLQVLRGRVGLGLVAGLSVLAGMTDAIGLLALGDFVSFMSGNTTRLAVAISQADLALVLRLSGAVLGFVAGNALGVLLARGFRRRAWPVLLVVAALLAGAAAWPLEFTFPALLATTLAMGMINAVVEQVNGLPIGLTYVTGALSRFGRGLGRWLLGERRNGWRVQLVPWAGMLLGAALGAWLQQHLGLQALAGSCALACVLALVSRFIPRAWQRGYMPR from the coding sequence ATGCTGCCCAACACCCTCCCGGGGCGCACGGCCAAACGGTTGCGCCTGCAAGTACTGCGTGGGCGTGTCGGCCTGGGCTTGGTCGCCGGCCTGTCGGTACTGGCCGGCATGACCGATGCCATTGGCTTGCTGGCGCTGGGCGACTTCGTGTCGTTCATGAGTGGCAACACCACGCGCCTGGCTGTGGCCATCAGCCAGGCGGACCTGGCCTTGGTGCTGCGCCTAAGTGGCGCGGTGCTGGGCTTCGTCGCCGGCAACGCCCTGGGCGTGCTGCTGGCGCGCGGCTTCCGCCGTCGGGCCTGGCCGGTGCTGCTGGTGGTCGCCGCATTGCTGGCCGGCGCGGCGGCCTGGCCCTTGGAGTTCACCTTTCCGGCGTTGCTGGCCACCACCTTGGCCATGGGCATGATCAATGCCGTGGTCGAACAGGTAAACGGCCTGCCCATCGGCCTGACCTACGTCACCGGCGCCCTGTCCCGCTTCGGCCGTGGCCTGGGGCGCTGGCTGCTGGGTGAGCGGCGCAATGGCTGGCGGGTACAGCTGGTACCTTGGGCAGGCATGCTGTTGGGTGCCGCCTTGGGCGCGTGGCTGCAGCAACACCTAGGCCTGCAGGCCCTGGCTGGCAGCTGCGCGCTGGCCTGCGTACTGGCCCTGGTGTCGCGGTTCATTCCACGCGCCTGGCAGCGCGGCTACATGCCACGCTAA
- the proP gene encoding glycine betaine/L-proline transporter ProP: MKSRKKNVQPIGLNDITIVDDAKMKKAITAAALGNAMEWFDFGVYGFVAFALGKVFFPNADPSVQMIAALATFSVPFLIRPLGGLFFGALGDRFGRQKILAATIVIMSLSTFAIGLIPSYASIGIWAPILLLLAKMAQGFSVGGEYTGASIFVAEYAPDRKRGFLGSWLDFGSIAGFVLGAGVVVLISTLLGEEKFLEWGWRLPFFLALPLGIIGLYLRHALEETPAFQQHVDKLEQGDREGLVSGPKVSFKEVATQHWRSLVTCIGVVIATNVTYYMLLTYMPSYLSHNLHYSEDHGVLIIIAIMVGMLFVQPIIGLLSDKYGRRPFIVVGSVGLFALAIPAFMLINSGMLGLIFSGLLMIAVLLNFFIGVMASTLPAMFPTHIRYSALAGAFNISVLIAGLTPTIAAWLVESSGNLYMPAYYLMVIAVVGLVTGLTMKETANKPLRGAAPAASDIEEARELLQEHHDNIEQKIEDIDAQIAELEAKRKLLVQQHPRID, from the coding sequence ATGAAATCTCGCAAGAAAAACGTCCAGCCAATCGGCCTCAACGACATCACTATCGTTGACGACGCCAAGATGAAAAAAGCCATCACTGCCGCGGCATTAGGCAATGCCATGGAGTGGTTCGACTTCGGCGTGTACGGCTTCGTCGCGTTCGCCCTCGGCAAAGTGTTCTTCCCCAATGCCGACCCCAGCGTGCAAATGATCGCGGCGCTGGCGACCTTCTCGGTGCCGTTCCTGATCCGGCCACTGGGCGGGCTGTTCTTCGGCGCCTTGGGTGACAGGTTCGGCCGGCAGAAAATCCTTGCCGCAACCATCGTTATCATGTCGCTCAGTACCTTCGCCATTGGCCTGATACCGTCCTACGCCAGCATCGGTATCTGGGCGCCTATCCTGCTGCTGTTGGCCAAGATGGCCCAGGGTTTTTCGGTGGGCGGCGAGTACACCGGTGCCTCGATTTTCGTTGCCGAATACGCCCCCGACCGCAAGCGCGGCTTTCTCGGCAGCTGGCTGGACTTCGGTTCGATCGCCGGCTTTGTGCTAGGGGCAGGGGTGGTGGTGTTGATCTCGACGCTTCTCGGCGAAGAAAAATTTCTGGAATGGGGCTGGCGCCTGCCGTTCTTCCTGGCCCTGCCGCTGGGCATCATCGGCCTCTACCTGCGCCACGCGCTAGAGGAAACCCCAGCGTTCCAACAGCACGTCGACAAACTGGAGCAGGGCGACCGCGAAGGCCTGGTGTCCGGGCCCAAGGTGTCGTTCAAGGAGGTTGCCACCCAGCACTGGCGCAGCCTGGTGACGTGCATTGGCGTGGTGATCGCCACCAACGTTACTTACTACATGCTGCTCACTTACATGCCCAGCTACCTGTCGCACAACCTGCATTACAGCGAAGACCATGGTGTGCTGATCATCATTGCGATCATGGTTGGCATGCTGTTCGTGCAGCCCATCATCGGGCTGTTGAGCGACAAATATGGCCGTCGGCCCTTCATTGTGGTGGGCAGTGTCGGGCTGTTCGCACTGGCGATCCCGGCCTTCATGCTGATCAACAGCGGTATGCTTGGGCTGATCTTTTCTGGCTTGCTGATGATCGCCGTGCTGCTCAACTTTTTCATTGGCGTGATGGCTTCGACCTTGCCGGCGATGTTCCCTACCCACATCCGCTACAGCGCACTGGCCGGTGCCTTCAACATTTCGGTGCTGATCGCCGGACTGACACCAACGATTGCGGCCTGGCTGGTAGAAAGCAGCGGCAACCTGTACATGCCGGCCTATTACCTGATGGTGATCGCCGTGGTTGGCCTGGTCACTGGCTTGACCATGAAGGAAACCGCCAACAAGCCACTGCGTGGTGCGGCACCAGCGGCTTCGGACATCGAGGAAGCGCGGGAGCTGCTGCAAGAGCACCACGACAACATCGAGCAAAAGATCGAAGACATCGATGCGCAGATCGCCGAGCTAGAGGCCAAGCGCAAGCTGCTGGTGCAGCAGCACCCACGCATCGACTGA
- the hemB gene encoding porphobilinogen synthase, whose amino-acid sequence MSNQFPSVRPRRLRQNESLRTIFQETEFRLEDLILPIFVEEGIDDFVPITSMPGVNRIPEKLLAQEIERYARAGIKSVMTFGVSHNLDAVGSDTWNENGLVARMSRICKDTVPEMVVMSDTCFCEYTSHGHCGVLHNHGVDNDATLANLGKQAVIAAAAGADFIAPSAAMDGQVQAIRSALDAAGFHDTAIMAYSTKFASSLYGPFREAGGTALKGDRKSYQMNPMNRREAVRESLLDEQEGADVLMVKPAGAYLDVIADIRAASRLPLAAYQVSGEYAMIKFGGLAGAIDEGRVVRESIGAIKRAGADLILTYFAMDLAREGI is encoded by the coding sequence ATGTCCAACCAATTCCCGTCCGTTCGTCCACGGCGCTTGCGTCAGAACGAGTCCCTGCGCACGATCTTCCAGGAAACCGAGTTCCGCCTCGAAGACTTGATCCTGCCGATCTTCGTCGAAGAGGGCATCGATGACTTCGTGCCGATCACCAGCATGCCGGGCGTCAACCGCATTCCTGAGAAGCTGCTGGCCCAGGAAATCGAGCGCTATGCCCGCGCCGGTATCAAGTCAGTGATGACCTTTGGCGTTTCGCATAACCTGGACGCTGTGGGCAGCGACACCTGGAACGAAAACGGCCTGGTTGCGCGCATGTCGCGCATCTGCAAGGACACCGTGCCGGAAATGGTGGTGATGTCCGACACCTGTTTCTGCGAATACACCAGCCACGGCCACTGCGGCGTGCTGCACAACCATGGCGTGGACAACGATGCCACCCTGGCTAACCTAGGCAAGCAAGCGGTCATTGCCGCCGCTGCCGGTGCCGACTTCATCGCCCCGTCAGCGGCGATGGACGGCCAGGTGCAAGCTATCCGCAGTGCGCTGGACGCTGCCGGCTTTCACGACACCGCGATCATGGCCTATTCCACCAAATTTGCCTCATCGCTGTATGGCCCGTTCCGTGAAGCCGGCGGTACCGCGCTGAAGGGCGACCGCAAGAGCTACCAGATGAACCCCATGAACCGCCGCGAAGCTGTGCGCGAGTCGCTGCTCGACGAGCAGGAAGGGGCAGACGTGCTGATGGTCAAACCGGCCGGCGCCTACCTCGACGTGATTGCCGATATCCGCGCTGCATCGCGCCTGCCGCTGGCGGCGTACCAGGTGAGCGGTGAATACGCGATGATCAAGTTCGGCGGCCTGGCTGGCGCCATCGATGAAGGCCGCGTGGTGCGTGAAAGCATCGGTGCGATCAAGCGTGCCGGTGCCGACCTGATCCTGACCTACTTCGCTATGGACCTGGCCCGAGAGGGCATTTGA